A stretch of the Capsicum annuum cultivar UCD-10X-F1 chromosome 8, UCD10Xv1.1, whole genome shotgun sequence genome encodes the following:
- the LOC107845293 gene encoding protein SIEL has product MEHHLRSNLQTDETNNAKALLQALSLITNPSTSDSTLSSVAETLITSLKTPNPNLRFLHHHILRLLFLLSDRRRYNNNRISAAVREFTLSTRSTRSLIDALACDDNVYDESTFLSLVFQPCISSRNWLLLNVSKFEIRPSVLLTVLLGFTKDPYPYIRDVALNGLADLCKCIVVEDESLIDGCYFRAVELLFDSEDSVRCSAVRVVSACGQLIVASKQERSKGVWSDALFVQLCSMARDMSVKVRIEAFTALGKIETVSENILLQTVSKKASPATEEMIFPGQYSKKYLFRIPAKSAILAFIHGLEDELYEVRESACRALQTLAILSSSFSNEVVNLLMDVLNDDSMAVRLQALDTLHHVAMFGHLKLQEEHLHMFLGILLDSHSLVRCTARKILKLTELPSLVMFKMCVNGLIRDLELYPQDEAEVFSALFMIGQNHRKFLVRLINEDSQMIEPSSGGKLGYDNAREASYLVLATSAPVSMKQQTCSVPPRMFSYAVTLLGRVSRSLADIIDQRTLLGYLSYCSTFTFVSASEFFKMEEHHLEEGDVQLSQRCEFSKYHIWWKLQLKEAESSLLHFQVEHKREINCVNIILQVVIDIWPSLKLGLIDEVTRTLRSLKAELGTISSHNHRGELVFALQYIDALEQLGCLLSSLVFCKEFYFHEWGKLEFSLKKLDRCLRDMRYRLIGLDKEDNFLILELIIANGILTLCNMGACANKTTLKKIHSIMSCIEHICEEGSTESSNFVVEVQKSLREIDATSCPFLDNPYLLMKSLEHFTPRKVVSSGNLKYMEAELHFQGNEFQNPLPFVSGLPVGLSLDITLHNISSENRLWIKMSLEEKLPQFVFLDLHEIKGHDELRKFTFVAPFYQTPKANCFSLKLCIVLECISEGDQLFRGCGGPKHEVVHLCEEKEVYLSSK; this is encoded by the exons ATGGAACACCATCTCCGGAGCAATTTGCAGACCGACGAGACCAACAACGCTAAAGCTCTCTTACAAGCTCTCTCTCTCATCACCAATCCTTCCACCTCCGACTCTACACTTTCCTCCGTCGCCGAAACcctaatcacctccctcaaaACCCCTAACCCTAATTTGCGTTTTCTCCACCACCACATTCTCCGCCTACTTTTCCTTCTCTCCGATCGCCGCCGCTACAACAACAACCGCATCTCCGCAGCCGTCCGTGAATTCACTCTCTCCACGCGCTCCACGCGCTCACTAATCGATGCACTCGCGTGTGATGATAACGTTTATGATGAATCCACGTTCCTGTCGCTTGTTTTTCAGCCTTGTATTTCTTCTCGGAATTGGTTGCTTTTAAATGTAAGTAAATTTGAAATACGGCCGTCGGTTTTGCTGACGGTTCTGTTAGGGTTTACGAAGGATCCTTATCCGTATATTCGAGATGTTGCTTTGAACGGATTAGCTGATTTGTGTAAGTGCATTGTTGTGGAAGATGAAAGTCTGATTGATGGTTGCTATTTTCGAGCTGTTGAGCTTCTGTTTGATTCTGAGGACTCCGTACGATGTTCTGCAGTTCGCGTG GTTAGTGCATGCGGGCAGTTGATTGTGGCATCTAAACAAGAAAGAAGCAAAGGGGTTTGGTCCGATGCATTATTTGTGCAG CTATGTTCAATGGCGAGAGACATGAGTGTCAAGGTCAGGATTGAAGCTTTTACTGCCCTAGGGAAGATTGAAACTGTTTCTGAAAATATTCTTTTACAAACTGTATCTAAGAAAGCTTCACCTGCAACAGAAGAAATGATTTTTCCTGGCCAGTACTCAAAGAAATATTTGTTCCGGATACCAGCAAAGAGTGCTATTTTAGCTTTTATACATGGACTAGAGGATGAATTATATGAG GTCAGAGAATCTGCTTGCCGAGCTTTGCAGACGTTAGCAATCCTTTCTTCTAGTTTTTCTAATGAGGTTGTGAACTTGTTGATGGACGTACTTAATGATGATTCAATGGCTGTAAGATTACAAGCGTTAGATACTTTGCATCATGTGGCAATGTTTGGCCATCTTAAGTTGCAAGAAGAACATCTGCACATG tttCTTGGGATTCTACTAGATAGTCACAGCTTGGTAAGATGTACAGCGAGGAAGATACTAAAACTGACAGAACTACCGAGCTTGGTTATGTTCAAAATGTGTGTCAATGGACTTATAAGAGATTTGGAATTGTATCCTCAG gATGAAGCTGAAGTCTTTTCTGCTTTGTTCATGATTGGTCAAAACCACAGAAAGTTTTTAGTCAGGCTGATTAATGAAGATTCTCAAATG ATTGAGCCCTCTTCTGGAGGCAAGTTGGGTTATGACAATGCGAGGGAAGCTTCATATCTAGTGCTAGCCACCTCTGCGCCAGTCTCAATGAAGCAACAAACTTGCAGTGTTCCACCGAGAATGTTCTCTTATGCAGTCACACTATTAGGGAGAGTCTCTCGCAGTTTGGCTGATATAATTGACCAGAGAACACTTTTGGGTTATCTTTCTTATTGCAGTACATTCACATTTGTTTCTGCATCGGAGTTTTTTAAAATGGAAGAGCATCATCTGGAGGAAGGTGATGTGCAATTGTCACAAAGATGTGAATTCTCTAAATATCACATTTGGTGGAAATTACAACTGAAGGAAGCAGAAAGCTCGCTTTTACATTTCCAGGTTGAGCATAAGAGAGAGATAAATTGTGTGAATATCATCCTTCAGGTGGTAATAGACATTTGGCCATCACTGAAACTTGGATTGATCGATGAAGTAACTCGCACACTGAG GAGTTTGAAGGCAGAATTGGGAACAATATCAAGTCACAATCATAGGGGTGAGTTAGTGTTTGCTTTGCAATATATAGATGCCTTGGAACAACTTGGATGCTTATTGTCATCCTTGGTGTTTTGCAAGGAGTTCTACTTCCATGAATGGGGGAAATTGGAGTTCTCTTTGAAAAAACTGGACAGATGCCTGAGGGATATGAGATATAGGTTAATAGGTTTAGACAAAGAGGAcaattttcttatcttagagttgATAATCGCAAATGGGATACTGACACTTTGCAATATGGGAGCCTGTGCGAACAAGACTACTCTAAAGAAGATACATTCTATTATGTCTTGTATTGAGCATATCTGTGAAGAAGGATCCACCGAATCATCCAATTTTGTGGTTGAAGTTCAAAAGTCATTGAGAGAGATTGACGCCACTAGTTGTCCCTTTTTGGACAATCCATATCTCCTTATGAAGTCACTAGAGCATTTCACCCCAAGAAAGGTAGTTTCTTCGGGGAATCTCAAATATATGGAAGCTGAACTGCATTTTCAGGGCAATGAATTTCAAAATCCTCTTCCTTTCGTCTCAGGGCTGCCTGTTGGTTTATCTTTAGATATCACACTCCATAACATCTCGAGCGAGAATAGGTTGTGGATAAAAATGAGTCTTGAAGAGAAATTACCTCAATTTGTTTTCCTGGATTTGCATGAGATCAAAGGACACGATGAACTGAGAAAATTCACATTTGTTGCACCTTTCTACCAAACCCCCAAGGCGAACTGTTTCTCATTGAAGCTCTGTATCGTTTTAGAGTGCATATCTGAAGGTGATCAGTTGTTCAGGGGCTGTGGAGGTCCTAAACATGAAGTTGTTCATCTctgtgaagaaaaagaagtgtATTTATCATCAAAGTAG
- the LOC107845311 gene encoding serine/threonine-protein kinase D6PKL1, with translation MERIPEVRESTRKFPIGAKVTHNFSTSKKEVGFKCNVQGFRDFSMAVPVQTWKGKTSCQEEEEDLMVDAGTIKRSDDSLEDSGSTSFHGASHPPEPVDRDLMRPVYVPIGQNKADGKCLVKNMSLKGPFLDDLSIRVPNVKPSLSFLSPAESLVEEPNDLGLISSPFTVPRPSQNTEASLPHDSEEKECIWDASQPPSGNVSPLSSIDSTGVMRSMSIVNSCTSTYRSDGLMSDGMLSVDKNYESTKGSIRGDSLESGKTSLSRASDSSGLSDDSNWSNITGSANKPHKGNDPRWKAILAIRARDGILGMSHFRLLKRLGCGDIGSVYLSELSGTRSYFAMKVMDKASLASRKKLTRAQTEREILQLLDHPFLPTLYTHFETDRFSCLVMEYCPGGDLHTLRQRQPGKHFSEYAARFYAAEVLLALEYLHMLGVVYRDLKPENVLVRDDGHIMLSDFDLSLRCAVSPTLIRTSSDDPSKRGAAFCVQPACIEPTSVCMQPACFLPRIFPQKSKKKSPKPRTADSGFPANSMPELVAEPTSARSMSFVGTHEYLAPEIIKGEGHGSAVDWWTFGIFLHELLYGKTPFKGSGNRATLFNVVGQQLKFPDSPATSYASRDLIRGLLVKEPQNRLGVKRGATEIKQHPFFEGVNWALIRCSTPPEVPRPVEPEFPAKFGQVNPVGVGNTSKRVVGTDAKPGGKYLDFEFF, from the exons ATGGAAAGGATACCTGAAGTTAGAGAGTCAACAAGAAAGTTCCCTATAGGGGCTAAGGTGACACATAATTTCTCCACTTCCAAGAAGGAGGTTGGTTTTAAATGCAACGTGCAGGGCTTTCGAGATTTTAGCATGGCTGTTCCAGTACAAACATGGAAAGGAAAGACCTCCTGtcaggaagaagaagaagacctCATGGTGGATGCTGGTACAATTAAGCGTAGTGATGATTCACTTGAAGATAGTGGCTCGACGTCGTTTCATGGGGCGAGTCATCCACCGGAACCTGTCGATAGAGACCTGATGAGACCAGTGTATGTACCAATTGGTCAGAACAAAGCAGATGGAAAATGCCTAGTGAAAAACATGTCCTTGAAGGGTCCTTTCTTAGACGATCTTTCAATCCGGGTTCCTAATGTCAAACCAAGCCTATCCTTTCTTTCACCTGCAGAGAGCTTGGTTGAAGAGCCAAATGATCTAGGTCTAATCTCCTCTCCATTTACAGTTCCTCGTCCTTCTCAAAACACAGAAGCAAGTCTGCCTCATGATTCTGAAGAGAAAGAATGTATTTGGGATGCATCGCAGCCCCCAAGTGGAAATGTAAGTCCACTTAGTAGCATTGATAGTACTGGTGTCATGAGATCTATGAGTATCGTCAACAGTTGCACAAGCACATATCGGAGTGATGGGCTTATGAGCGACGGCATGCTTAGTGTGGACAAAAATTATGAGAGCACAAAAGGGAGCATTCGAGGGGATTCACTCGAAAGTGGTAAAACTAGCCTTAGCAGAGCAAGTGACAGTAGTGGACTTAGTGATGATAGTAATTGGAGTAACATCACTGGCAGTGCCAATAAGCCTCACAAAGGAAATGATCCTAGATGGAAGGCTATTCTTGCAATTCGGGCACGTGATGGTATATTAGGCATGAGCCACTTTAGGTTACTCAAAAGACTTGGTTGTGGAGACATTGGAAGTGTTTATCTTTCTGAGCTTAGCGGAACTCGTAGCTATTTTGCAATGAAAGTGATGGATAAGGCATCTCTTGCAAGTAGGAAGAAGTTGACCCGTGCTCAGACAGAGAGAGAAATCCTGCAGTTGTTAGACCATCCATTCTTGCCAACATTGTACACTCATTTTGAGACCGATCGCTTCTCATGTTTGGTCATGGAATATTGTCCCGGAGGAGATCTGCATACTCTTCGACAGCGACAACCTGGCAAGCATTTTTCAGAATATGCTGCAAG GTTTTATGCAGCAGAAGTTCTATTGGCTCTTGAATATCTACATATGCTTGGTGTAGTGTACAGGGACTTAAAGCCTGAAAATGTTCTTGTGCGCGACGATGGCCACATTATGCTTTCAGATTTTGACTTATCCCTACGATGTGCAGTTTCACCCACACTCATAAGGACCTCATCTGATGATCCTTCTAAACGAGGAGCTGCATTTTGTGTGCAGCCAGCGTGTATTGAGCCCACATCTGTGTGCATGCAACCAGCATGCTTCCTTCCCCGTATATTTCCtcaaaagagcaagaaaaaatcACCTAAGCCTCGAACAGCTGATTCTGGGTTTCCAGCTAATTCAATGCCTGAGCTAGTTGCGGAACCTACTTCAGCACGATCAATGTCATTTGTTGGGACTCATGAATACTTGGCCCCCGAGATTATAAAGGGAGAAGGCCATGGCAGTGCGGTAGACTGGTGGACATTTGGTATTTTCCTGCATGAACTACTATATGGAAAGACCCCCTTCAAGGGATCAGGCAACAGGGCAACTCTTTTCAATGTAGTCGGCCAACAGCTTAAATTTCCAGATTCTCCTGCAACCAGTTATGCTAGCCGTGATCTGATACGCGGCTTGCTTGTTAAAGAGCCTCAAAACCGGCTTGGGGTGAAGCGCGGAGCAACTGAGATCAAGCAGCATCCTTTCTTTGAAGGTGTTAATTGGGCTCTGATACGTTGTAGTACACCACCCGAAGTGCCAAGACCCGTGGAGCCGGAGTTCCCTGCAAAATTTGGGCAAGTGAACCCTGTTGGGGTTGGCAATACTAGTAAAAGAGTGGTAGGGACAGATGCAAAGCCTGGGGGTAAATATCTTGACTTTGAGTTCTTTTAG
- the LOC107845287 gene encoding nitrate regulatory gene2 protein: MGCTASKLDNEDTVRRCKDRRRLMKEAVYARHHLASAHSDYCRSLRITGSALSTFAAGEPLSVSDHTPAVLLRTTSSSTTTPPPPPPIRIPSPSRSFQTPPPPPPPPFSPSPTIASSKLPHILSSSSVSSHQQRQRQQQPVQQKKPVKLPHILSGSSLNSYNEDYTYDAKANSTYSSTPSQASSVWNWENFYPPSPPSSEYFERIHNKNNLAVEADDEFDKASNYTSYSQYSQHQHQHQHHQHPSEESLLGKSNKQFDFFDTDSVNDEKLTNGSVKNQKKVGENKQNYGGHHLNNNWESEAEREEVQCSEWGDHDHYSTTTSSDEDEEEEEEEEKDEIRSGYGQTRSNFGSTGSVKNEEVNVNMKNFSGKKSDKMSEDGGSSSMSWGNGNGKVEMVSDRSIVVRHKDLAEIVAAIKEYFDKAASAGEQVSEMLETGRAQLDRSFRQLKKTVYHSSGVFSTISSTWSSKPPLAVKYRFEPSSIDEGGQKSLCSTLERLLAWEKKLYQEVKAREGVKIEHEKKLATLQSQEGRGDDEAKLDKTKASIKRLQSLMVVTSQAVSTTSSAIIGLRDSDLVPQLVELCHGFMYMWKSMNQFHLVQNDIVQQVRGLINRATKGQSTSDLHRQATRDLESAVSAWHSSFCRLIKFQRDFIRSLHGWFKLTLVSVNSEPTNGNREFSDSYMFCDEWKLALDRIPDTVASEAIKSFINVVHSIYVKQTEELKIKKRTESASKELEKKASSVRSIERKYYNSYSMVGIGLPDVGPDNGNALDARDPLAEKKAELAASQRRVEDEMMKHSKAVEVTRAMTLNNIQTGLPGVFQAMTSFSSLMTEALEAVCTRSYSIK, encoded by the exons ATGGGTTGTACGGCGTCGAAGCTGGATAATGAAGATACAGTCCGGCGATGTAAAGATCGCCGGAGATTAATGAAAGAAGCTGTATATGCCCGTCATCATTTAGCTTCTGCTCATTCTGATTACTGCCGTTCACTTCGTATTACCGGTTCTGCTTTATCTACCTTCGCCGCCGGTGAACCTCTCTCCGTTTCCGATCATACCCCCGCCGTACTACTCCGTACAACGTCCTCTTCTACCACcactccaccaccaccaccacctattCGTATCCCATCTCCTTCACGTTCCTTCCAGACACCACCTCCGCCTCCTCCTCCGCCGTTTTCTCCGTCTCCGACGATAGCTTCTTCGAAGCTTCCTCATATACTTTCTTCTTCCTCTGTTTCTTCTCATCAGCAGCGGCAGCGACAGCAGCAGCCGGTTCAGCAGAAAAAACCGGTGAAGCTTCCGCATATTCTGTCGGGATCAAGCTTGAATTCGTATAATGAAGATTATACATACGATGCGAAAGCGAATTCGACTTATTCGAGTACTCCTTCACAAGCTTCGTCTGTTTGGAACTGGGAAAATTTCTACCCTCCTTCCCCTCCAAGTTCAGAGTACTTTGAACGCATCCACAATAAAAATAACTTAGCTGTTGaagctgatgatgagtttgataAGGCATCGAATTACACATCTTATTCACAGTACTCTCAGCATCAACATCAACATCAGCATCATCAGCATCCTAGTGAAGAATCACTTCTTGGGAAATCGAATAAGCAATTCGATTTTTTCGATACGGATAGTGTTAACGAtgagaaattgacaaatgggtcAGTCAAGAATCAGAAAAAAGTTGGTGAAAACAAGCAGAACTATGGAGGTCACCACTTGAATAACAACTGGGAAAGTGAAGCTGAGAGAGAAGAGGTACAGTGTAGTGAGTGGGGAGATCATGATCATTACAGTACTACAACTTCATCTGATGAGGatgaggaagaggaggaggaagaggagaaGGATGAGATAAGATCTGGGTATGGGCAAACCCGTTCGAATTTCGGGTCGACTGGTTCAGTGAAGAATGAGGAAGTTAATGTGAATATGAAGAATTTCTCAGGGAAGAAATCTGATAAGATGTCAGAGGATGGAGGGTCGTCTTCGATGAGTTGGGGGAATGGAAATGGGAAAGTGGAGATGGTATCAGATAGAAGTATTGTGGTGAGGCACAAGGATTTAGCTGAGATTGTTGCTGCCATTAAGGAATACTTTGATAAAGCTGCTTCTGCTGGTGAGCAAGTGTCTGAGATGTTGGAGACAGGTCGAGCTCAGCTCGATCGGAGCTTTAGGCAGTTGAAGA AAACGGTGTATCATTCCAGTGGAGTATTTAGTACCATAAGCTCTACCTGGTCGTCAAAACCTCCATTGGCGGTCAAGTATCGATTTGAACCTAGTTCTATTGATGAAGGAGGCCAAAAGAGTCTTTGTTCCACCTTGGAGCGACTTTTGGCATGGGAAAAGAAACTATATCAGGAAGTGAAG GCCAGGGAAGGAGTTAAAATTGAGCATGAAAAGAAGTTGGCAACATTGCAGAGTCAGGAAGGCAGAGGTGATGACGAAGCCAAGTTGGACAAAACCAAGGCCTCTATAAAGAGGTTGCAGTCACTGATGGTGGTCACATCGCAGGCTGTTTCCACTACGTCCTCTGCCATTATTGGTCTAAGAGACTCTGACCTTGTTCCGCAGCTTGTTGAACTTTGTCATGG ATTCATGTACATGTGGAAATCCATGAATCAGTTTCATCTAGTTCAGAATGACATTGTACAGCAGGTGCGTGGCCTCATCAATAGAGCAACTAAAGGTCAATCGACATCTGACCTGCACCGGCAGGCAACACGTGACCTTGAGTCTGCTGTATCTGCATGGCACTCGAGTTTTTGTCGCCTGATAAAATTTCAAAGGGACTTTATCCGCTCCCTTCATGGTTGGTTCAAGCTCACCCTTGTATCAGTCAATAGTGAGCCAACTAATGGCAACAGGGAGTTCTCAGATTCATATATGTTTTGCGATGAATGGAAGCTAGCGCTTGACCGTATTCCTGACACTGTTGCATCAGAAGCTATCAAAAGCTTCATAAATGTTGTCCATTCGATCTATGTGAAACAGACGGAGGAACTGAAGATAAAAAAGCGGACTGAATCTGCATCAAAGGAGCTTGAGAAAAAGGCTTCAAGTGTTAGAAGCATTGAAAGGAAGTATTACAACTCTTACTCCATGGTTGGCATTGGACTTCCTGATGTGGGACCTGATAATGGTAATGCTTTAGATGCACGAGACCCTCTCGCTGAGAAAAAGGCCGAGCTTGCAGCTAGCCAACGGCGTGTGGAAGATGAGATGATGAAGCACTCTAAAGCAGTGGAGGTAACCAGAGCGATGACCCTGAACAACATTCAGACGGGGTTGCCGGGAGTTTTCCAGGCTATGACCAGCTTTTCTTCCTTGATGACAGAGGCCCTTGAGGCTGTATGCACCCGTTCTTATTCTATTAAGTAG